A window of Serinus canaria isolate serCan28SL12 chromosome 27, serCan2020, whole genome shotgun sequence genomic DNA:
TCTTCAGGAGCCGAGGGGGTGAGTGCGGCCGCGGGGCCCGGCCGTGCCCTGCCCTCGGTACTGCCACCGGCACCGGGTCCCGTTGGTCCCCGAGGAGACACGGGGTGggcacagcacatcccagagaCACTGCcggggcactgctgctgctgccgagGGGCTCTAAGGGCGCACCGGTGTCGCCTTGTGTGACactggtgtccctgtgtgtgacaGAGGTGTCCCTCTGTGCGACAGTCCTGTGCCTCTGTGTGACACTGGAGtccctgtgtgtgacactgctgtccctCTGTGTGACACATCCTAGGCTTTCTCTCCACCCAGCTCTGATAGAGGATTTGGGCTCAggtcccccctgtccccctggcCGTGGGCAGGGATCAGCTCTGGgggaggctctgctgccccttggctccagcccagctgctggaaacaTCTGGACAGGCCGGGCAGCTCCTGCATGGAGGGAATGgagaagcagggctggagcaatGGGATTGTTTGGAGGGGTTTGTGTGGGGGAGAGCCCTTCTGGCCCTTTCCAggcctctgctgctgtctggggccaggaggggctgggagctgtcctGGCCTGGCTGGGTCTGGTGGGGAGGAGTGAGGGCTCAGGAAGGATCAGCTCGGCAGCACAGGGGCTTCAGCAGTCCAGGTGTGTGACCTTTGTTTTGGGAGAGCCCTGGCAAACAGATTCACTCCCAGGCATCTGTCCTGTGCCTGTCACCCCCCGCTTCCAGCCAAAACCAAATGGGATTTTTGGAATGCCAAAACCAGTTGTGTGTAAGGCTGCTCCTCCCCATGGTACCCGGGCGAATCCCTTTAAAAGGCAGACTTGGTTTCCctctgaaatttaaaaactgtgtCTAAACTGGTCATTATCTGCTTGTGAGTGTCACTTACAGCTGACATTGTCACCTAAATCTAAACCTGATGGAACAACGAGCCCGAGGTGGCTGGAACTGAGGTGCAAAGCATTGAGCTCCTCAAGGTGTTGAGTCATTTGTGTTAAAGACTCCCAAACTCACCTTCAGACCCTGCAATCACAGCTTTGGTGGCTCTTAACTGGAGCAGAAAGGAGATTTCAGAGTGTGGAGTGTGGCAGgtgcctccagcagc
This region includes:
- the ACBD4 gene encoding acyl-CoA-binding domain-containing protein 4 isoform X1, producing the protein MEEPGCGAQFRAAVQVIQGLPRSGAYRPSYEEMLRFYSYYKQATAGRCQGPRPGFWDPIGRYKWDAWHSLGAMSKEEAMAAYVAEMKKVAQKVIDTVPMDESTEEMFRYFEPLYEVIHDMPRPPESFFRSRGGECGRGARPCPALGTATGTGSRWSPRRHGVGTAHPRDTAGALLLLPRGSKGAPVSPCVTLVSLCVTEVSLCATVLCLCVTLESLCVTLLSLCVTHPRLSLHPALIEDLGSGPPCPPGRGQGSALGEALLPLGSSPAAGNIWTGRAAPAWREWRSRAGAMGLFGGVCVGESPSGPFQASAAVWGQEGLGAVLAWLGLVGRSEGSGRISSAAQGLQQSRCVTFVLGEPWQTDSLPGICPVPVTPRFQPKPNGIFGMPKPVVCKAAPPHGTRANPFKRQTWFPSEI
- the ACBD4 gene encoding acyl-CoA-binding domain-containing protein 4 isoform X2; its protein translation is MLRFYSYYKQATAGRCQGPRPGFWDPIGRYKWDAWHSLGAMSKEEAMAAYVAEMKKVAQKVIDTVPMDESTEEMFRYFEPLYEVIHDMPRPPESFFRSRGGECGRGARPCPALGTATGTGSRWSPRRHGVGTAHPRDTAGALLLLPRGSKGAPVSPCVTLVSLCVTEVSLCATVLCLCVTLESLCVTLLSLCVTHPRLSLHPALIEDLGSGPPCPPGRGQGSALGEALLPLGSSPAAGNIWTGRAAPAWREWRSRAGAMGLFGGVCVGESPSGPFQASAAVWGQEGLGAVLAWLGLVGRSEGSGRISSAAQGLQQSRCVTFVLGEPWQTDSLPGICPVPVTPRFQPKPNGIFGMPKPVVCKAAPPHGTRANPFKRQTWFPSEI